Within Lactobacillus amylovorus DSM 20531, the genomic segment CTTCTTCGTACTTAACGATATCGATATTTTCACCGCCAAGCTCATTAACAACGTTTTGAACACGAGCACCCTTTTGACCTACACAAGTTCCGACTGGATCAATGTTAGGGTCATTTGACTTAACAGCCATCTTGGTACGATCGCCAGCTTCACGAGCGATTGAAACAATTTCAACGGTTCCATCATAAATTTCTGGAACTTCTTGTTCAAACAAACGCTTAACCATATCTGGAGCAGTTCTAGATACAGTAATTTGGGCACCCTTTGAATCTGAACCTACGTGAGTTACCAATACACGAATTTGATCTTGTGGGTTGTAAACTTCATTAGGCATTTGATCGTGATGTGGCATTACAGCTTCAACATTGCCAATTTTAACATAAACAAAGCGATTATCACGACGTTCTACAGTACCTGTAACAAGTTCATCTTCATATTGAGAATATTCATCAATAATATGATTTCTTTCTGCTTCACGCAAACGTTGCATAATAACTTGCTTAGCAGTTTGAGCAGCGATACGACCAAAGTTCTTAGGAGTCACTTCAAAGCGAATTTCATCGCCAACTTCATAAGCACGGTTGATGGCTAAAGCATCCTTTAAGCTGACTTCCAAACGATCGTCTTGAACTTCGTCAACAACGGTCTTAACAGCCATAACCTTAAAGTCGCCCTTTCTTTCGTCAAAATCAACTTCAACGTTTTGTGCTTGGTTATAATTCTTCTTGTATGCAGCTACCAAAGCGGCTTTAATTGCATCAACAATAACATCTTGCTTAATGCCCTTAGTCTTTTCTAAGGTGGCAAACGCTTCTAGCATTTCTTTAGACATAAATTTTTAATCAGCCTTTCTAAAATTCAATTGCAAAACGAATATTTGCAATTAACTTACGGGGAACAGTTAATGTTTTTCGTCTTGTCTTATCTCTTACTTCCAATACAATCTCTTCATCATTATATGACTTAAGCGTACCTTCATACACTTTTTTATCCTTAATTTTTTGATAGAGACCTATATGAATATAATTATTCAAAGCCTTTTTCCAATCTGCTTCAGTCTTAATTGGACGTTCAGCACCTGGAGATGATAATTCCAAAACATATGGTTCAGGGAATGGATCTGGATTAATCGTATCGAGCTTTTCAGAAACGAGTTCACTCAAAGCTGCGATTTCATCAATATCGATTCCATTTGGTTCACGATCTACATAGATGCGTAAATAATTTTGTCCCTTTTCCTTAACGTATTCCATATCAACCAACATGTCGCCATGTTCATCAATAATTGGTTCAACAACTGGACGAACAAGATCTATAACTTTAGACAAAAATTTTCCTCCGTAATAAAAAGAGTGAGCATTACTGCTCACTCGAATTTACCTATTCGAACTTCTCTAGTAGTATACCATGTTTTACTAAACAATGTAAAATCATATATCTAGAAAAGAGACAATTGATTTTCGTCAGGCATCCCGTCCAAGACACCATTATCTTCAAAGTAGTTCATGATAGTTTGAGAAACCTTACCACGCTTAGCCAAATCCTCTTTAGATAAGAATTTCTTTTCGGCACGGGCGGCAACAATCTGCTTAGCAGCGTTATCACCTAAACCAGGTACGGCGTTAAATGGAGCTAAAATAGTATGCTTATCCAAGATCTTAAAGTCGGTGGCTTCAGATTGATCGATATCAACCATCTTGATCTTAATGCCACGTTCAAGACATTCATTAGCAATTTCCAAAACCGTTAACAAACTCTTATCCTTAGCTGAGGCATCCATTCCTTTATCTTGAATTTCTTTCATCGCTGCTTTAACAGTATTTTTACCATGACTCATTGCAACTAAATCAAACAAGTCGGCACGAACTGAGAAATAAGCGGTGTAGTAAATTTCAGGATAGTACACTTTAAACCAAGCAATTCTCAGAGCCATCAAAACATAGGCAGTGGCGTGAGCCTTAGGGAACATGTACTTGATCTTCAAACAAGATGGAATGTACCAATCTGGAATCTTCTTGTTCTTTTTAAGAACAGCCATGTTTTCATCACTAATCCCGCGACCGTGACGAACTGATTCCATGGTTGAGAAGGCTACTTCTGGTTTTACGCCCCAGTGAATCAAGTCCATCATGATGTTGTCACGACAACCAATAACGTCCTTCAACTTGCAAGTACCGTTGTTAACCAAATCTTCGGCATTGCCTAGCCATACGTCAGTACCGTGTGATAAACCAGAAATCTGCAATAATTCGGCAAAAGTAGTTGGCTTAGTTTCTTCAAGCATCCCCCTAACGAAACGCGTACCAAATTCTGGCACTCCCAAAGTACCTGTTTGTGAACCAATCTGTTCAGGAGTAACTCCTAAAGCCTTAGTACTTGAGAATAATGACATAACACCTGGATCATCTGGTGGAATAGTCAGTGGATCAATTCCTGATAGATCCTGCAAGTGACGAATCATCGTTGGGTCATCGTGTCCCAGAATATCGAACTTCAAGATGTTATCGTGAATGGAGTGGAAGTCGTAGTGCGTAATTAACCAAGCAGCATTAACATCATCGGCTGGGTATGACACAGGAGTAAAGTCGTAAATATCCATATCATCTGGAACTACAACAATTCCGGCTGGGTGCTGACCCGTTGTTCTCTTAACCCCACGAATTCCGCTGGCTAAACGATCTAGTTCTGCATTACGCAACTTCAAGTTTCGCTCTTCGTCAAAGTGCTTAGCATAACCATAGGCCGTCTTATCAGCAACAGTGGCAATAGTTCCGGCACGATATGAATTATCGGGTCCAAACATTACTCGAATAAAGTTATGAGCTACTGGTTGGTAGTCACCTGAGAAGTTCAAATCGATATCAGGAACCTTATCACCGTGGAAGCCCAAGAAAGTGGCAAACGGAATATCCTGACCATCTTTTACCAATGGAGTACCACATTTTGGACAATTCTTATCAGGTAAGTCAAAACCTGAACCATATTCCCCATTTTCAAAGAATTGCGAATACTTACACTTAGGACAGCGGTAGTGCGGTGCAAGTGGGTTAACTTCAGTAATACCAGACATTGTGGCTACCAAACTTGAACCTACGGAACCACGTGAACCTACCAAATATCCATCCTTATTTGATTTAGCTACCAGACGCTGAGAAATTAAGTAAATAACCGCATAACCGTTGGAAATAATAGAGTTAAGCTCCAAATCAAGACGATCCTTAACGATCTTAGGTAAAGGATTACCGTATAATTCGTAAGCCTTATCGTAGGTTAATTTCTTCATTTCCTCATCGGCATGGGCAATGTGAGGTGGATACAAGCCATCTTTAATAGGTTGAATTTCAGAAATTTCATCTGCAATCTTATTAGTATTTTCAATTACGATTTCTTTAGCTACATCTTCACCCAAGAAACAAAAAGCATCCAGCATTTCTTGTGTTGAGTAAAAATGCAAGTCTGGTTGCGGCTTATTTCTATTAGGGTTAGAACGTTGAGCAGAAATCAAAATTGTACGATAAATCGCATCATGTGGTTCAACATAGTGCGAATCACCAGTCGCTACAACAGGTTTATTTAATTCTTTACCTAGTTTATAGATATTGCTGATAATTTCTTCAAGCTGATCTTCATCTTTGATCAACCCATCAGCAATTAATTGTGAGTATGTTGCTGGTGGTTGAACTTCCAAGAAGTCATAGAACTTGGCCTTTTCACGTGCTTCATCGTAACCTTTTTGCATCATAGCAACAAAGACGTCACCTTGCCAGCAGCCTGAACCGTACAAAAGTCCTTCGTGCAAATCTGCCAAATCAGACTTAGGCGTTCTAGGAATACGGTAAAAGTCTTTCGTACTTGCGATTGAAACTAATTTATACAGATTCTTTAAACCTTTTTGGTCTTTAGCTAACACCGTCATGTGAGAAGGACGAGCACGCTTATATACTTCACCATGTGCAGCATAACCGTTTAAGTTGTTTAAATTATCTTCATGATATTTCTTCTTAAAAGCATCAAGCAACTTGTACATTAAATAACCAGTTGCTTCGGCATCTTGGTTAGCTCTATGGTGGTGTTCCAATGAAACATTGTACTTCTTAGCTAATGAATCCAAGGTGTGACGGTTCTGTTCTGGGTGAAGCAAACGAGATACTTCAAGCGTATCAACAACAGGTTGAGTAATTTCGCTGAGACCTGCTCTTCTTAAAGCAGCGTTGACAAAACCAACGTCAAATTGAACGTTGTGTCCACAAAGAGGACGATCACCGTAGAAGTCTTGGAACTGTTTAATTACGACGTCTTCATCATCAGCTGCACTAACCATTTCATCTGTAATAGAAGTCAAATTAATGGTTTGTTCACTCAATGGATGGTGCGGATTGATAAATTTATCAAATCTTTCAAGCACTTCACCATTTTTCATCTTTACGGC encodes:
- the rimP gene encoding ribosome maturation factor RimP, with the translated sequence MSKVIDLVRPVVEPIIDEHGDMLVDMEYVKEKGQNYLRIYVDREPNGIDIDEIAALSELVSEKLDTINPDPFPEPYVLELSSPGAERPIKTEADWKKALNNYIHIGLYQKIKDKKVYEGTLKSYNDEEIVLEVRDKTRRKTLTVPRKLIANIRFAIEF
- a CDS encoding PolC-type DNA polymerase III, with the translated sequence MTNKNDLFLKLLKQVHFPDSFEDNELLQKGKIENVDVYAKEHRWDIHVFFDTPLQYDTYVALRKAIEESFASFVNVRFFVNTGDGSDQYLPKYWHYAVQNSNVLQPMAREFLAGQKPEKVDGRWVIPVDNNIIDGIIEQKALDDLALEMRKYGFFNLKFITQVDQSSMENNLQSLEERHEEHEKDMQKQFEQTPEKPQPQPRQYPTKRTSYGKRKLDENAPITQIQDVEDGTRNVVIEGNIFNIESRELKSGAVIFTGEITDYSDSIAFKKFVSDKDQIEQMSAIKPGTWAKMQGSAADDQYQHDVVFNISSFETVEHVGRTEKYEGEQKRVELHLHTNMSQLDATNTPTDFIKTAKKFGQKAIAITDHGDVQSFPEAYSTGKATGMKILYGVEANMIDDHALLVLNPAPMTYEDREFVIFDVETTGLSSVYDTIIEIGAVKMKNGEVLERFDKFINPHHPLSEQTINLTSITDEMVSAADDEDVVIKQFQDFYGDRPLCGHNVQFDVGFVNAALRRAGLSEITQPVVDTLEVSRLLHPEQNRHTLDSLAKKYNVSLEHHHRANQDAEATGYLMYKLLDAFKKKYHEDNLNNLNGYAAHGEVYKRARPSHMTVLAKDQKGLKNLYKLVSIASTKDFYRIPRTPKSDLADLHEGLLYGSGCWQGDVFVAMMQKGYDEAREKAKFYDFLEVQPPATYSQLIADGLIKDEDQLEEIISNIYKLGKELNKPVVATGDSHYVEPHDAIYRTILISAQRSNPNRNKPQPDLHFYSTQEMLDAFCFLGEDVAKEIVIENTNKIADEISEIQPIKDGLYPPHIAHADEEMKKLTYDKAYELYGNPLPKIVKDRLDLELNSIISNGYAVIYLISQRLVAKSNKDGYLVGSRGSVGSSLVATMSGITEVNPLAPHYRCPKCKYSQFFENGEYGSGFDLPDKNCPKCGTPLVKDGQDIPFATFLGFHGDKVPDIDLNFSGDYQPVAHNFIRVMFGPDNSYRAGTIATVADKTAYGYAKHFDEERNLKLRNAELDRLASGIRGVKRTTGQHPAGIVVVPDDMDIYDFTPVSYPADDVNAAWLITHYDFHSIHDNILKFDILGHDDPTMIRHLQDLSGIDPLTIPPDDPGVMSLFSSTKALGVTPEQIGSQTGTLGVPEFGTRFVRGMLEETKPTTFAELLQISGLSHGTDVWLGNAEDLVNNGTCKLKDVIGCRDNIMMDLIHWGVKPEVAFSTMESVRHGRGISDENMAVLKKNKKIPDWYIPSCLKIKYMFPKAHATAYVLMALRIAWFKVYYPEIYYTAYFSVRADLFDLVAMSHGKNTVKAAMKEIQDKGMDASAKDKSLLTVLEIANECLERGIKIKMVDIDQSEATDFKILDKHTILAPFNAVPGLGDNAAKQIVAARAEKKFLSKEDLAKRGKVSQTIMNYFEDNGVLDGMPDENQLSLF
- the nusA gene encoding transcription termination factor NusA; this translates as MSKEMLEAFATLEKTKGIKQDVIVDAIKAALVAAYKKNYNQAQNVEVDFDERKGDFKVMAVKTVVDEVQDDRLEVSLKDALAINRAYEVGDEIRFEVTPKNFGRIAAQTAKQVIMQRLREAERNHIIDEYSQYEDELVTGTVERRDNRFVYVKIGNVEAVMPHHDQMPNEVYNPQDQIRVLVTHVGSDSKGAQITVSRTAPDMVKRLFEQEVPEIYDGTVEIVSIAREAGDRTKMAVKSNDPNIDPVGTCVGQKGARVQNVVNELGGENIDIVKYEEDPSDFIANALNPAEVIAVQFGDDEDEKSALVIVPDYQLSLAIGKKGQNVRLAARLTGYKIDIRPESEVEFVDEKSSDSDSEDAADESQEPATNEETASNDAEAADTDNTDTTEDNTEE